A single genomic interval of Desulfobacterales bacterium harbors:
- a CDS encoding iron ABC transporter permease, with protein sequence MASERNFIAAMVVIVSPIICICLSLCVGRYPLALFDVLKIILSRIEFLHLSVPDIPYGVVWDIRLPRAILGALVGGALAVSGAAFQGLFKNPLVSSGILGVSAGAGFGATLSILLFHSAAATYPLSLGFGILAVFLSCLIGRVYQSTPSIMLVLGGVIVASVFSALISFAKFVADPYEQLPAIVFWLMGSLANAGYDEIASAVLPIFIGSAGLYGIRWRINVLSMGDKEAQTLGVNIRLSKAIVIICASLATAGAVSVSGVIGWIGLVIPHIGRMLVGNDNRVLIPVSFSLGASFLILVDNLGRILTGAEIPLGILTAIIGGPFFVYLLKKTKGGGW encoded by the coding sequence GTGGCCTCTGAGAGGAATTTCATTGCGGCGATGGTGGTTATCGTTTCGCCGATTATCTGCATTTGTTTATCCCTATGTGTCGGCAGGTATCCTTTAGCCTTATTCGATGTGTTGAAAATCATATTGAGCCGGATTGAATTTCTTCATCTGTCGGTGCCGGATATTCCATACGGAGTGGTTTGGGATATTCGGTTACCGCGGGCCATTTTGGGGGCGTTGGTGGGTGGCGCACTGGCTGTCAGTGGTGCGGCCTTTCAGGGGCTTTTTAAAAATCCCCTGGTCAGTTCCGGCATTTTGGGCGTCAGTGCGGGCGCCGGGTTCGGGGCCACCCTATCGATCTTGTTGTTTCATTCGGCGGCCGCCACTTACCCGCTATCACTCGGTTTTGGCATTCTGGCTGTTTTTCTGAGTTGCTTGATCGGCAGAGTGTATCAATCGACACCCAGTATTATGTTGGTGTTGGGTGGGGTCATCGTGGCCTCGGTGTTTTCAGCTTTGATCTCCTTTGCCAAATTTGTTGCTGATCCGTATGAGCAACTTCCCGCTATTGTTTTCTGGTTAATGGGCTCGCTTGCCAATGCCGGTTATGATGAGATTGCTTCGGCGGTCCTTCCCATTTTTATTGGGTCCGCCGGCCTTTATGGCATCAGGTGGCGCATTAATGTGCTTTCCATGGGAGATAAGGAAGCGCAAACGCTCGGGGTAAACATACGGCTTTCAAAGGCGATCGTTATTATTTGTGCGAGCCTTGCCACGGCCGGTGCCGTTTCGGTCAGTGGAGTGATTGGCTGGATCGGATTGGTCATTCCCCATATCGGCCGCATGCTGGTCGGAAACGATAACCGGGTGCTGATTCCGGTCAGCTTTTCTCTGGGAGCGTCTTTTCTTATTCTGGTTGACAATCTGGGTAGAATATTGACGGGGGCTGAAATTCCGCTCGGTATCTTGACCGCCATTATCGGGGGGCCGTTTTTTGTCTATCTGTTGAAAAAAACGAAAGGGGGGGGATGGTAA
- a CDS encoding ABC transporter substrate-binding protein gives MKIYSKLWYVLAGMALAVCLTPAFVHGQPATTGVDGTGSTLVDCKGRSVVLPARVDRIACLYAFTGHVVTMLGRGPDIVAVSNGLKRDSLLHRICPSILKARVPKAQGAINIEELLASKPDVLFMPGDVAGDPADMAKLARFKIPYLIIDYTDIETQQHAIELIGQAVHAGARAAEFIAYYQNTIDRVRQITNTIPKEKRIRVYYAVNEPLRTTLIQGLESAWLKVTGCENVALNRKPQVIEGKNIASLEQILLWNPDVILANEPSAAAFMLHEEKWSALTAVKRKRVYRMPIGISRWGHPGSMETPLAILWTAKQLYPERFTQVDMRAETRSFYKKFFNYELSNAMTEKILNGENVRKPKKRKSG, from the coding sequence ATGAAAATATACAGTAAGCTATGGTATGTTTTGGCCGGAATGGCGCTGGCGGTGTGCCTTACACCCGCGTTCGTTCATGGGCAACCGGCAACCACGGGCGTTGATGGTACGGGGTCAACGCTTGTGGATTGTAAGGGTCGTTCGGTCGTATTGCCGGCAAGGGTGGACAGAATCGCTTGTCTGTATGCGTTTACCGGTCATGTGGTCACGATGTTGGGAAGAGGGCCGGATATTGTTGCTGTCTCAAACGGTCTTAAACGCGATTCGCTGCTGCATCGCATTTGCCCTTCGATTTTGAAGGCCCGGGTGCCCAAGGCACAAGGGGCGATCAATATTGAAGAATTACTGGCGTCCAAGCCCGATGTTTTGTTTATGCCGGGCGATGTTGCCGGTGATCCGGCAGACATGGCCAAACTGGCGCGATTCAAAATACCCTATCTGATTATCGACTACACCGATATCGAGACACAGCAGCATGCCATCGAACTAATCGGGCAGGCCGTTCATGCCGGCGCGCGTGCGGCTGAATTTATTGCCTATTACCAAAACACGATTGATCGCGTGCGCCAAATCACAAACACCATTCCAAAGGAAAAACGAATTCGCGTTTATTATGCCGTAAACGAGCCCCTTCGAACCACGTTGATTCAAGGGCTTGAATCGGCGTGGCTCAAGGTGACCGGATGCGAAAATGTGGCTCTCAACCGGAAGCCGCAGGTCATTGAGGGGAAAAACATCGCGAGTCTGGAGCAGATTTTATTATGGAACCCGGATGTTATACTGGCCAATGAGCCAAGTGCCGCAGCCTTTATGCTTCACGAGGAGAAATGGTCCGCTCTAACTGCCGTGAAACGTAAGCGGGTTTACCGAATGCCCATCGGCATTTCGCGCTGGGGGCATCCGGGATCAATGGAAACGCCGCTGGCCATCCTTTGGACCGCCAAACAACTTTATCCGGAACGGTTTACCCAAGTGGATATGCGGGCTGAAACGCGCTCATTTTATAAGAAGTTTTTCAACTATGAGCTTTCAAATGCGATGACGGAAAAAATTCTAAATGGCGAAAATGTAAGAAAACCAAAAAAAAGGAAATCAGGTTGA
- a CDS encoding ABC transporter ATP-binding protein: MGMPLLSVEHVGFSYDRQQILQDISFNVEKGEVFCLLGPNGCGKTTLIDCILGVQRFKSGRIRVSGESIVGIPPGTLARSISYVPQCHERTFPYTVLEIVMMGRAAYTGLFSGPKLADRRIAELALESIGIAHLKTRPYTRLSGGEGQLVMIARAIAQSAPLVIMDEPTAHLDYKNELMVLENIAGLVRERGISVIMATHFPNHAFFFENNAISTTVAMLKDTRFIEIGAPETVLRAKEIKTLYGIQADIITYWNGSDRPGKQVIPIRTLRQGA; encoded by the coding sequence ATGGGGATGCCCCTGTTATCAGTGGAACACGTCGGTTTTTCGTATGACCGTCAGCAGATTTTACAGGATATCAGCTTCAACGTTGAAAAAGGAGAGGTGTTTTGTTTGCTGGGGCCAAATGGGTGCGGGAAAACCACCCTGATAGACTGCATCCTTGGGGTCCAACGATTTAAATCCGGCCGTATTAGGGTCTCGGGCGAGTCCATTGTCGGGATACCACCGGGTACTCTGGCCCGATCCATTTCCTATGTGCCGCAATGCCACGAGCGGACATTTCCTTACACGGTATTGGAAATTGTGATGATGGGTCGTGCCGCCTACACCGGTTTATTTTCCGGACCGAAATTGGCGGACAGGCGGATCGCCGAATTGGCCTTGGAGAGTATCGGTATCGCTCATTTGAAAACAAGGCCCTATACCCGGCTAAGCGGCGGAGAGGGCCAGTTGGTCATGATTGCAAGGGCGATCGCCCAGAGTGCACCGCTCGTGATTATGGATGAACCCACAGCCCACCTTGATTACAAGAATGAATTAATGGTGCTTGAAAACATTGCCGGGCTCGTGCGTGAAAGAGGCATATCGGTGATTATGGCGACGCATTTTCCCAATCATGCTTTTTTTTTCGAAAACAACGCGATATCCACCACGGTCGCGATGCTTAAGGACACACGGTTCATCGAAATCGGCGCGCCTGAAACCGTGTTGCGAGCAAAAGAGATTAAAACATTATACGGCATACAGGCCGACATCATTACCTATTGGAACGGTTCTGATCGGCCGGGAAAACAGGTGATACCGATTCGTACCCTCAGGCAAGGGGCCTGA